The following coding sequences are from one Bradyrhizobium sp. WSM471 window:
- a CDS encoding tripartite tricarboxylate transporter substrate binding protein, translating to MILKRKHTALVAAAVLTLLNAAQAESPFPSRPITLVVPFAAGGPNDVMSRIVSEHMARKLGQPIIVENVAGAGGTTGSARVAKSAPDGYTLVSGHVGTHAASVALYPNLRYDPLVDFTPIGLVAETPILVVVRRDLAADSMASFIAIAKARGPDLTLGHAGVGSISHISCLLFTSVIGFKPVEVPYRGSALAMTDLVAGRSDFSCGLLGDVLPFLGDNNLHFLTVSAAARVPQLPDTPTAREAGLPQFVASSWFAFYLPKGAPDAIRDRFSDALRSALDDDGVRKRLELVGLILPPPDQRGPEPLKRRMTEEIARWQDIVKTAQIRLDQ from the coding sequence ATGATTCTGAAACGCAAGCACACGGCCCTCGTCGCAGCCGCGGTGCTGACGCTATTGAATGCGGCACAGGCCGAGTCGCCGTTCCCGTCACGGCCGATCACGTTGGTCGTCCCGTTCGCGGCTGGCGGCCCCAATGACGTGATGAGCCGGATCGTGTCCGAACACATGGCGCGAAAACTCGGGCAGCCGATCATTGTCGAGAACGTCGCCGGGGCGGGCGGCACGACCGGCTCAGCGCGCGTCGCGAAAAGCGCGCCCGACGGTTATACGCTCGTCAGCGGTCACGTCGGGACGCATGCGGCATCGGTCGCGCTGTATCCGAACCTCCGTTACGACCCGCTGGTTGATTTCACGCCGATTGGCCTGGTCGCCGAAACGCCGATCCTCGTCGTCGTTCGCCGCGACCTCGCCGCAGATAGCATGGCGTCGTTCATCGCGATCGCCAAGGCGCGTGGCCCGGACCTCACCTTGGGCCATGCGGGTGTCGGTTCGATCAGCCACATCAGTTGTCTGCTGTTCACCTCCGTGATCGGATTCAAACCGGTGGAGGTGCCATATCGAGGATCAGCGCTGGCGATGACCGACCTGGTCGCGGGCCGCAGCGACTTCAGTTGTGGACTGTTGGGCGACGTTCTTCCCTTCCTGGGTGACAACAATCTGCATTTTCTGACCGTTTCGGCCGCCGCACGTGTTCCGCAATTGCCGGACACACCGACGGCCAGGGAAGCAGGGCTTCCACAGTTTGTCGCATCGAGCTGGTTCGCGTTCTACCTGCCGAAAGGCGCCCCTGACGCCATTCGCGACCGGTTCTCGGATGCGCTTCGCTCAGCGCTCGACGATGACGGCGTGCGGAAACGGCTCGAACTGGTAGGCTTGATCCTGCCACCGCCGGACCAGCGAGGCCCCGAACCGCTCAAGCGGCGGATGACCGAAGAGATCGCGCGTTGGCAGGACATTGTCAAAACCGCGCAGATCCGACTCGATCAATAA
- the pcaB gene encoding 3-carboxy-cis,cis-muconate cycloisomerase, with the protein MLSFEPGTVFSSRHLADIFSTAPMRAIFSERNSLEAMVLVEVALAKVQGQLGVIPAEAAAAIASAARTELLDLNELAAGTLRAGLPVVNLVEQLIRLTGEPHGEFVHWGATSQDIMDTALVMQIRDALELIHRDLERLISTLADLARTHRDTPMVGRTKLQHAIPITFGFKVSVWLSGLLRHRQRLAELKPRVLQVQFGGAVGTFASLGDDGDSVRAALARELGLGEPLVAWHAARDGLAETVCLLGLISATLSKIATDVVLMAQTEVGEVLEPGGQGHGASSTMPHKRNPIICEQILSTGPSLRRLASAMLDASVHDHERATGPWQAEWLLLPEAFVLVSRAMDNAVRLCSGLVVRPDAMQANLGRTQGLIAAEAVMMALAPHVGRHHAHEMVGAACTHAIASGLTLAQSLSRDPAVTAHIAPHEIEAAADPARYIGLSGREVDRVLAACADRPANAVQGDAIDAE; encoded by the coding sequence ATGCTGAGTTTCGAGCCCGGAACGGTCTTCAGCAGCCGTCACCTCGCCGATATCTTCAGCACCGCCCCGATGCGCGCTATTTTCAGTGAGCGCAATTCACTTGAGGCCATGGTTCTGGTCGAGGTCGCGCTGGCGAAGGTTCAAGGGCAGCTCGGCGTGATCCCTGCCGAGGCTGCTGCTGCGATCGCCTCCGCTGCGCGGACTGAACTACTCGATCTCAATGAATTGGCCGCGGGCACTTTGCGCGCCGGCTTGCCGGTCGTGAATCTGGTTGAGCAGTTGATCCGGCTCACCGGCGAACCCCATGGCGAATTCGTCCATTGGGGCGCCACGAGTCAGGACATCATGGACACCGCGCTCGTGATGCAGATACGCGACGCGCTCGAGCTCATCCACCGCGATCTGGAGCGCCTGATATCGACGCTTGCGGATCTGGCGCGTACCCATCGCGATACGCCCATGGTCGGCAGGACCAAGCTTCAACACGCGATCCCGATCACCTTCGGGTTCAAGGTTTCCGTCTGGCTGTCGGGCCTGCTGCGCCACCGGCAACGTCTCGCCGAACTCAAACCAAGAGTCCTTCAGGTCCAATTCGGCGGTGCGGTCGGCACTTTCGCATCGCTCGGCGACGATGGCGACAGCGTCCGCGCTGCACTGGCCCGCGAACTCGGACTCGGCGAGCCCCTGGTGGCATGGCATGCCGCACGCGACGGCTTGGCCGAGACGGTTTGCCTGCTTGGCCTGATCTCGGCGACCCTGAGCAAGATCGCGACCGATGTCGTGTTGATGGCGCAGACCGAGGTCGGCGAAGTGCTGGAGCCAGGCGGCCAAGGCCATGGCGCCTCCAGCACCATGCCGCACAAGCGCAACCCGATCATCTGCGAGCAAATTCTCAGCACCGGACCGTCGCTGCGCCGGCTGGCAAGCGCCATGCTCGACGCTTCGGTCCACGACCACGAACGGGCGACGGGACCGTGGCAAGCCGAATGGTTGTTGCTGCCGGAAGCGTTCGTGCTGGTCTCTCGGGCCATGGACAACGCTGTTCGCCTCTGCAGCGGACTGGTCGTCAGACCCGATGCGATGCAGGCCAATCTTGGGCGGACACAGGGGCTCATCGCCGCCGAGGCCGTCATGATGGCGCTGGCTCCGCACGTCGGGCGCCATCATGCGCACGAAATGGTGGGTGCGGCATGCACGCACGCCATCGCTTCGGGCCTGACACTAGCCCAGAGCCTTTCGCGAGATCCGGCCGTGACGGCCCACATCGCGCCCCATGAGATCGAGGCGGCCGCGGACCCGGCTCGATACATCGGCCTGTCCGGCCGTGAGGTCGACCGTGTCCTCGCGGCCTGTGCCGATCGACCGGCCAATGCGGTGCAAGGCGATGCCATCGATGCGGAGTGA
- a CDS encoding cold-shock protein — protein MTTGTVKWFNGQKGFGFIQPNDGGNDVFVHISAVERAGLAGLAEGQKVNFELKTDKMRGKVSAENLSLA, from the coding sequence ATGACGACAGGTACTGTGAAGTGGTTTAACGGCCAGAAGGGCTTTGGATTCATTCAGCCGAACGACGGCGGCAACGATGTGTTCGTTCACATCAGCGCGGTCGAGCGGGCTGGTCTTGCAGGTCTCGCTGAAGGCCAAAAGGTCAACTTCGAGCTCAAGACCGACAAGATGCGGGGCAAGGTCAGCGCTGAGAATCTCTCGCTGGCCTAA
- the frc gene encoding formyl-CoA transferase codes for MTKALEGVRILDFTHVQSGPTCTQLLAWFGADVIKVERPGVGDITRGQLQDIPNVDSLYFTMLNHNKRSITLDTKNPKGKEVLTELIKKCDVLVENFGPGVLDRMGFPWEKIQAINPKMIVASIKGFGPGPYEDCKVYENVAQCTGGAASTTGFRDGLPLVTGAQIGDSGTGLHLALGIVTALYQRTHSGKGQKVTAAMQDGVLNLARVKLRDQQRLAHGPLKEYSQFGEGIPFGDAVPRAGNDSGGGQPGRILKCKGWETDPNAYIYFITQAPVWEKICDVIGEPSWKTDPNYAKPAVRLPRLNEIFGRIEQWTMTKTKFEAMEILNKDDIPCGPILSMKEIAEDQSLRATGTVVEVDHPTRGKYISVGNPIKLSDSPSEVERSPLLGEHTDEILRTVLGFSDHQVADIHKSGALDPPQKQAAE; via the coding sequence ATGACAAAAGCGCTCGAGGGCGTTCGCATTCTCGACTTCACCCACGTCCAGTCCGGGCCGACCTGCACGCAGTTGCTCGCTTGGTTCGGCGCCGACGTGATCAAGGTGGAGCGCCCGGGCGTGGGTGACATCACCCGCGGCCAGCTGCAGGACATCCCGAACGTGGACAGCCTGTATTTCACCATGCTCAACCACAACAAGCGTTCGATCACGCTCGACACCAAGAACCCCAAGGGCAAGGAAGTCCTCACCGAGCTCATCAAGAAATGCGACGTGCTGGTCGAGAATTTCGGTCCCGGCGTGCTCGACCGCATGGGCTTCCCTTGGGAGAAGATCCAGGCGATCAACCCGAAGATGATCGTCGCCTCGATCAAGGGCTTTGGTCCCGGACCGTACGAAGACTGCAAGGTTTATGAGAACGTCGCGCAGTGCACCGGCGGCGCCGCCTCCACCACCGGCTTCCGCGACGGCCTGCCGCTGGTGACCGGCGCGCAGATCGGCGACAGCGGCACCGGTCTGCATCTGGCGCTCGGCATCGTTACCGCACTTTATCAGCGCACCCATTCCGGCAAGGGCCAGAAGGTGACGGCTGCGATGCAGGACGGCGTGCTCAACCTCGCGCGCGTCAAGCTGCGCGACCAGCAGCGCCTCGCCCATGGTCCACTCAAGGAATACAGCCAGTTCGGCGAAGGCATTCCGTTCGGCGATGCCGTACCGCGTGCTGGCAACGATTCCGGCGGCGGCCAGCCCGGCCGCATCCTGAAGTGCAAGGGCTGGGAGACCGATCCGAACGCCTACATCTACTTCATCACGCAGGCCCCGGTCTGGGAGAAGATCTGCGACGTGATCGGTGAGCCCTCCTGGAAGACCGATCCGAACTACGCCAAGCCGGCCGTCCGCCTGCCGCGCCTGAACGAGATTTTCGGCCGTATCGAACAGTGGACGATGACGAAGACGAAGTTCGAGGCGATGGAAATCCTCAACAAGGACGACATCCCCTGCGGACCGATCCTGTCGATGAAGGAGATCGCCGAGGACCAGTCGCTGCGTGCGACCGGCACCGTGGTCGAGGTCGACCACCCCACCCGCGGCAAGTACATCTCGGTCGGCAACCCGATCAAGCTGTCGGACTCCCCGAGCGAGGTGGAGCGCTCCCCGCTGCTCGGCGAGCACACCGACGAGATCCTGCGCACCGTGCTTGGCTTCTCGGACCATCAGGTCGCCGATATCCACAAGTCCGGCGCGCTCGATCCGCCGCAAAAGCAGGCCGCCGAGTAA
- the oxc gene encoding oxalyl-CoA decarboxylase: MLNTATKSEAPGTEQELTDGFHLVIDALKLNGINTIYNVPGIPITDLGRMAQAAGIRMISFRHEQNAGYAAGIAGYLTKKPGICLTVSAPGFLNGLTALAHATTNCYPMILISGSSEREIVDLQQGDYEEMDQLAIAKPLCKAAYRVLHAQDIGIGLARAIRAAVSGRPGGVYLDLPAKLFGQVMNADAGQKSLVKVIDAAPAQIPSPASIKRALDVLKSAKRPLIILGKGAAYAQADEEIKTFVEKSGIPFLPMSMAKGLLSDTHPQCAGAARSTVLKESDVVLLIGARLNWLLSHGKGKNWGEAPKKFIQVDIEPREMDSNVEIVAPVVGDIGSVVSAFNQAMASGWTAPPAEWTKAISTKREENVAKMAPKLMNNKSPMDYHGALGVLKNVIKDHPEAILVNEGANTLDLARGVIDMYRPRKRLDVGTWGVMGIGMGQAIAAALETGHPVLAVEGDSAFGFSGMEVETICRYNLPICVVIFNNDGIYRGTDVNGANADPATTVFVKGARYDKMMEAFGGVGVNATSPDELKRAVNEAMASGKPTLINAVIDPAAGSESGRIGNLNPQSVLQKKK; encoded by the coding sequence ATGCTGAATACCGCGACCAAGTCCGAAGCACCGGGCACCGAGCAGGAACTGACGGATGGTTTTCATCTCGTCATCGACGCGCTCAAGCTGAACGGCATCAATACCATCTATAATGTGCCGGGCATTCCGATCACGGATTTGGGCCGCATGGCGCAGGCGGCCGGTATTCGCATGATTTCGTTCCGCCACGAGCAGAACGCCGGCTATGCGGCGGGCATCGCCGGCTACCTCACCAAGAAGCCCGGCATCTGCCTCACCGTCTCCGCGCCCGGCTTCCTCAACGGTCTCACCGCGCTCGCGCACGCCACCACCAACTGCTACCCGATGATCCTGATCTCGGGCTCCTCCGAGCGCGAGATCGTCGACCTCCAGCAGGGCGACTACGAAGAGATGGACCAGCTCGCGATCGCCAAGCCGCTATGCAAGGCGGCCTATCGCGTGCTGCACGCCCAGGACATCGGCATCGGGCTTGCCCGCGCCATCCGTGCCGCCGTCTCCGGCCGTCCCGGCGGCGTCTATCTCGACCTGCCGGCAAAGCTGTTCGGCCAGGTGATGAACGCCGATGCCGGCCAGAAGTCGCTGGTCAAGGTGATCGACGCGGCTCCCGCGCAGATCCCCTCGCCCGCTTCGATCAAGCGCGCGCTTGATGTCTTGAAGAGCGCAAAACGTCCGCTCATCATCCTCGGCAAGGGCGCGGCCTACGCGCAGGCCGACGAGGAGATCAAGACCTTCGTCGAGAAGAGCGGCATCCCCTTCCTGCCGATGAGCATGGCCAAGGGCCTCCTCTCCGACACCCATCCGCAGTGCGCAGGCGCCGCCCGCTCGACGGTGCTGAAAGAATCCGACGTCGTGCTGCTGATCGGCGCCCGGCTGAACTGGCTGCTCTCGCACGGCAAGGGCAAGAACTGGGGCGAAGCGCCCAAGAAGTTCATCCAGGTCGACATCGAACCGCGCGAGATGGACTCCAACGTCGAGATCGTCGCGCCCGTCGTCGGCGACATCGGCTCGGTCGTCTCCGCCTTCAACCAGGCCATGGCTTCGGGCTGGACCGCCCCGCCGGCCGAATGGACCAAGGCGATTTCGACCAAGCGCGAAGAGAACGTCGCCAAGATGGCGCCGAAGCTCATGAACAACAAATCGCCGATGGATTATCACGGCGCGCTCGGCGTGCTGAAGAACGTCATCAAGGATCATCCCGAGGCGATCCTCGTCAACGAGGGCGCCAACACGCTCGACCTCGCCCGCGGCGTCATCGACATGTATCGCCCACGCAAGCGTCTCGACGTCGGCACCTGGGGCGTGATGGGCATCGGCATGGGCCAGGCGATCGCGGCGGCTCTCGAGACCGGCCATCCCGTGCTCGCAGTCGAAGGCGACTCGGCCTTCGGCTTCTCCGGCATGGAGGTGGAGACCATCTGCCGCTACAATCTGCCGATCTGCGTCGTGATCTTCAACAATGACGGCATCTATCGCGGCACCGACGTCAACGGCGCCAACGCCGATCCGGCGACGACCGTGTTCGTCAAGGGCGCGCGCTACGACAAGATGATGGAAGCCTTCGGCGGCGTCGGCGTGAACGCGACCTCACCGGACGAGCTCAAGCGCGCCGTCAACGAAGCCATGGCCTCGGGCAAGCCGACGCTCATCAACGCCGTGATCGATCCGGCAGCCGGTTCCGAGAGCGGCCGCATCGGCAACCTCAATCCGCAGAGCGTTCTGCAGAAGAAGAAGTAA
- a CDS encoding GntR family transcriptional regulator: MAEADIAIVRIAPESSFKNKAYDALKEAILKMDIYSTPEPVMLDERALSERLGVSRTPIREAIAMLEQDGFVKTVPRRGIMVVRRTKSEIVDMIRAWAALESMAARLITATARKKDITALRDYFKEFGKDRLPEDHVEEYSRANIAFHQALISLSESPVLVDLTNDLLLHVRGYRQLTIGRKDRTATSLPEHLGMIEALEARDTELAEKRARDHTLGLAAYVEAHGQELF, from the coding sequence ATGGCCGAGGCAGATATCGCAATCGTTCGTATTGCCCCGGAGAGTAGCTTCAAGAACAAGGCGTATGACGCCTTGAAGGAAGCCATCCTCAAGATGGACATCTACTCGACGCCCGAGCCGGTGATGCTCGACGAGCGCGCGTTGTCCGAGCGCCTGGGCGTGAGCCGCACGCCGATCCGCGAAGCCATCGCGATGCTCGAGCAGGACGGTTTCGTGAAGACGGTTCCGCGTCGCGGCATCATGGTGGTGCGCAGGACCAAGAGCGAGATCGTCGACATGATCCGCGCTTGGGCGGCGCTGGAGAGCATGGCGGCCCGCCTCATCACCGCCACGGCGCGCAAGAAAGACATCACGGCCCTGCGCGACTACTTCAAGGAATTCGGCAAGGATCGCCTGCCCGAGGATCACGTCGAGGAATATTCGCGCGCCAACATCGCCTTCCACCAGGCGCTGATCTCGCTGTCGGAATCACCGGTGCTGGTCGATCTCACCAACGACCTGCTGCTGCACGTGCGCGGATATCGGCAATTGACCATCGGACGCAAGGACCGCACCGCGACGTCGCTGCCCGAGCATCTCGGCATGATCGAAGCCCTTGAGGCGCGCGATACCGAGCTCGCCGAGAAGCGCGCCCGCGATCACACCCTTGGCCTTGCCGCTTACGTCGAAGCGCACGGCCAGGAACTCTTCTAG